A single Lysinibacter sp. HNR DNA region contains:
- a CDS encoding ABC transporter permease codes for MNVHTAKPRKSWFARLIRHRTGVAALVVIALIVVTAIVSLFWTPYNPNSADAFARWQPPSFEHLLGTDNVGRDIFSRLMVGAQVAVLVVAGSTLLAAVVGSIFGVLGAFSSRWVREPIAVLIDVLIAFPTLLLAMMMVASLGGSIGVVIVAVGISNGVNIARVLRPELRQVAGADFILAARAAGVTRGGILRRHVLPGVTPVLIVQLSLTAAVSLLAEAGLSYLGFGAPAATPSWGRMLQETQSFVIEHPFAVVWPGLAITVTVLAFHLIGDALREVTDPKLTRYAGTNRTLRQLRTLGGPR; via the coding sequence ATGAACGTGCACACCGCAAAGCCCCGAAAATCCTGGTTCGCTCGGTTGATTCGGCACCGTACGGGGGTCGCCGCCCTGGTAGTGATCGCCCTTATCGTGGTCACCGCGATTGTGTCGCTGTTTTGGACCCCCTACAACCCCAATAGCGCAGACGCCTTTGCCCGCTGGCAACCCCCATCGTTTGAGCATCTTTTGGGTACCGACAACGTGGGTCGGGATATTTTCTCGCGCCTCATGGTCGGTGCTCAAGTTGCCGTGCTGGTGGTGGCCGGTTCTACTCTTCTCGCGGCGGTTGTGGGAAGCATTTTTGGTGTTCTTGGCGCTTTTTCCTCGCGGTGGGTGCGTGAGCCCATCGCCGTTCTTATTGATGTTCTCATCGCGTTTCCCACGCTGCTCCTCGCCATGATGATGGTGGCAAGCCTGGGGGGATCGATCGGCGTGGTCATCGTGGCCGTGGGAATCAGCAACGGTGTAAACATCGCCCGGGTTTTGCGACCGGAGCTGCGGCAGGTTGCGGGTGCCGACTTTATTCTGGCGGCGAGGGCAGCGGGGGTGACCCGAGGCGGGATTCTGCGGAGGCACGTTCTCCCGGGGGTTACCCCGGTTTTGATCGTGCAGCTCTCGCTCACGGCGGCCGTGTCCCTGCTGGCCGAGGCGGGGCTCAGCTACCTGGGTTTTGGGGCGCCAGCCGCGACCCCCTCGTGGGGTCGGATGCTTCAGGAAACCCAGTCCTTTGTGATAGAGCATCCCTTCGCGGTGGTCTGGCCGGGCCTAGCTATCACCGTGACGGTTTTGGCTTTTCACCTGATTGGTGATGCCCTGCGCGAAGTTACCGATCCCAAGCTCACCCGCTACGCCGGGACGAATCGAACCCTGCGTCAGCTTCGAACCCTGGGCG